In Paenibacillus sonchi, a single genomic region encodes these proteins:
- the rbsK gene encoding ribokinase: MIIGSLNMDMVVRTSRAPNAGETLFGQGFALSPGGKGANQAAAAARLGADVQMIGRVGRDTFGSELLEVMRKEQINTEYIGQSETQTTGVASIVVDGEGENRIIVVPGANIEMGPADIAALEPVISQAEIVVMQLETDLTMCAHAAAAAHRHGIPVILNPAPARELDDEFLQHVTYLTPNETEAGILAGIVVNSVAEAEQAAHMLLQKGVQNVIVTLGSKGALIVNKEGTLHIPGFPVQAVDTVAAGDSFNGALAWQLTQGKTLAEAARFANAVGALAVGKQGAIPSLPYLPEVEQFLQDAAGR; this comes from the coding sequence GTGATAATCGGAAGTCTAAATATGGATATGGTGGTGCGCACAAGCCGGGCTCCGAATGCCGGTGAGACATTGTTCGGACAGGGCTTCGCTCTGTCTCCGGGCGGAAAAGGCGCAAATCAGGCGGCAGCCGCAGCCCGTCTCGGCGCAGATGTGCAGATGATCGGCAGAGTGGGCAGGGATACCTTCGGCAGCGAACTGCTGGAAGTGATGCGCAAGGAGCAAATCAATACCGAGTATATAGGGCAAAGTGAAACGCAGACTACAGGGGTCGCCTCTATTGTGGTGGACGGAGAAGGGGAGAACCGGATTATCGTTGTGCCTGGTGCGAATATCGAGATGGGACCAGCGGATATCGCAGCACTGGAGCCGGTCATCAGCCAGGCGGAAATTGTGGTTATGCAGCTGGAGACGGATCTCACGATGTGTGCACATGCTGCTGCTGCCGCACATAGACATGGAATTCCTGTGATCCTGAACCCGGCCCCGGCCAGGGAGCTTGACGATGAATTTCTGCAGCATGTAACCTATCTGACTCCCAATGAGACGGAGGCGGGTATCCTGGCGGGAATAGTCGTGAACAGCGTTGCTGAGGCAGAGCAGGCAGCGCATATGTTATTGCAAAAAGGGGTGCAGAACGTCATCGTGACCCTCGGCTCCAAAGGGGCGCTGATTGTGAATAAGGAAGGCACCCTGCATATTCCCGGGTTTCCGGTGCAAGCCGTGGATACGGTAGCTGCCGGAGATTCTTTTAACGGAGCGCTGGCCTGGCAGCTTACCCAAGGCAAAACACTGGCCGAAGCAGCCAGATTTGCTAATGCGGTTGGTGCGCTGGCGGTAGGCAAGCAGGGGGCGATTCCTTCGCTGCCGTATCTGCCGGAGGTTGAGCAGTTTCTGCAGGACGCTGCTGGACGGTAA
- the aroD gene encoding type I 3-dehydroquinate dehydratase produces the protein MSGAITVRNVTLGEGIPKICVSLISAAMPELVAEAQALKELAPDLVEWRSDFFAGVEDLAAVRKTLAEISSVLPDTPLIFTFRSAREGGEREITTEYYIRLNQAAAESGYVDIIDVELFNEENVIRELIAAAHACGVFVIVSNHDFHGTPSQEEIVSRLRQAQALGGDLPKIAVMPQQAGDVLTLLAATNTMREHYADRPIITMSMAGEGVISRLAGEIFGSALTFGAAHKPSAPGQVAVAELRRVLELLHRSL, from the coding sequence ATGAGCGGCGCAATAACCGTTAGAAATGTAACCCTCGGGGAGGGGATTCCCAAAATCTGCGTTTCGCTGATCAGTGCTGCGATGCCAGAGCTGGTGGCAGAGGCTCAAGCGCTGAAGGAGCTGGCACCGGATCTGGTGGAATGGCGGAGCGACTTTTTTGCCGGGGTGGAGGATCTTGCGGCAGTCCGGAAAACGCTGGCTGAGATTTCCTCCGTCCTGCCGGACACTCCGCTGATCTTCACGTTCCGCAGCGCCAGGGAAGGCGGCGAGCGGGAGATCACTACGGAATATTATATCCGGCTGAACCAGGCGGCCGCAGAAAGCGGCTATGTGGATATTATCGATGTAGAGCTGTTCAATGAGGAGAACGTGATCCGCGAGCTGATTGCCGCTGCCCATGCCTGCGGGGTATTCGTGATCGTCTCGAATCACGATTTCCACGGAACGCCGTCCCAGGAGGAGATTGTCTCCCGGCTGCGCCAGGCGCAGGCCCTTGGCGGGGATCTGCCGAAGATTGCTGTGATGCCGCAGCAGGCGGGCGATGTGCTGACCCTGCTGGCTGCGACAAATACGATGCGGGAGCACTATGCGGACCGTCCGATCATTACGATGTCCATGGCAGGGGAAGGTGTAATCAGCCGTCTGGCCGGAGAAATCTTCGGCTCGGCGCTGACGTTTGGCGCGGCACACAAGCCTTCGGCCCCGGGCCAGGTCGCTGTAGCCGAGCTGCGGAGGGTGCTGGAGCTGCTGCACCGCAGTCTATAG
- a CDS encoding response regulator transcription factor → MPEMILVVEDEEKIARLLQIELECEGYLVSIAGNGHQALELYQTNQPDLLLLDVMLPGFSGIELLRRIRNNDAETPVLLLTAKSSVEDKVSGLDLGANDYITKPFQIEELLARVRAALRLAANRKTGGSESLKADDLELNETTREVMRAGRRIELTPREFDLLVFLLKNKRQVLNREQIMTAVWGYDYYGDTNVVDVYIRYVRKKIAQDNSSELIHTVRGIGYVLKESP, encoded by the coding sequence ATGCCGGAAATGATTCTGGTTGTAGAGGATGAAGAGAAAATCGCCCGGTTGCTGCAAATTGAGCTGGAGTGCGAAGGTTATCTGGTGTCGATTGCCGGGAACGGCCATCAGGCGCTTGAATTGTATCAGACGAACCAGCCCGATCTTCTGCTGCTTGATGTGATGCTTCCCGGCTTCAGCGGAATAGAGCTGTTGCGGCGTATCCGGAATAATGATGCCGAGACTCCTGTTCTTTTGCTGACCGCCAAAAGCTCTGTGGAAGACAAGGTATCGGGGCTGGATCTTGGTGCAAACGACTATATCACCAAACCTTTTCAGATAGAAGAGCTGCTGGCGCGGGTACGTGCTGCGCTGAGGCTGGCGGCCAACCGGAAAACCGGGGGGAGCGAAAGCCTCAAGGCGGATGACCTTGAGCTGAACGAAACCACGCGTGAGGTCATGCGGGCGGGCAGGAGAATTGAACTTACCCCGAGAGAGTTTGATCTGCTGGTGTTTTTGCTGAAAAATAAACGCCAGGTGCTGAACAGGGAACAGATCATGACAGCAGTCTGGGGGTACGATTATTATGGAGATACAAATGTTGTCGATGTCTACATCCGCTATGTCCGCAAAAAAATCGCCCAGGACAACAGCAGTGAGCTGATTCATACAGTCCGTGGCATCGGTTATGTGCTGAAGGAATCCCCATGA
- a CDS encoding sensor histidine kinase: MKLRSKIYLYSSVLFAVLLVIMNLVIYFMFSRMSIDNQLDQADAETVKTAADLRRAGSAISAPELLRAYVPIEGMLRLLGPDGSGPAPVTSAAEGDISRLKPEYYKDKHSGVIKAGERSYAFVTVPVIWIDGSVMNVQMFKSLESTMSTLQVLRLVLAGVTIFAMLPLLLSSRVLSGLIMRPIVQMTATMREIKHSGKFNRLKLDDTSKDELVEMGHTFNEMIALLESNAVKQEKFVSDASHELRTPLTVIESYASLLKRRGLDHPELFNESVEAIHSEAIRMKELTEQLLLLAKHHEEWNLSMGMVDLEQLALSSAKAFKNAYGREVAVTVKGRVHGYSDDAKLRQLLFIFLDNARKYSDQEINIALESSGPESIIRITDRGIGIPEAELPRIFDRFYRVDEARSRQDGGAGLGLSLAAEIAGAIGAKLSMESTQGVGTSVVIRVAAMKGEQS, translated from the coding sequence ATGAAGCTGCGCAGCAAAATTTATCTCTATTCCAGCGTGCTGTTTGCCGTACTTCTGGTAATCATGAACCTGGTCATCTACTTTATGTTCAGCCGGATGTCGATAGATAACCAGCTGGATCAGGCTGATGCGGAGACAGTGAAGACTGCCGCCGATCTGCGGAGGGCAGGCAGCGCGATTTCTGCACCGGAGCTGCTCCGCGCTTATGTCCCGATAGAGGGGATGCTCCGGCTGCTGGGACCGGACGGAAGCGGGCCTGCTCCGGTGACTTCAGCGGCTGAAGGGGATATCAGCCGGCTCAAACCGGAGTATTATAAGGACAAACATAGTGGAGTTATTAAGGCAGGGGAGCGTTCCTATGCTTTTGTGACCGTTCCGGTCATCTGGATCGACGGGAGCGTAATGAATGTCCAAATGTTCAAAAGTCTGGAGAGCACGATGAGTACGCTTCAGGTTCTGAGGCTAGTGTTAGCGGGCGTAACCATCTTTGCCATGCTGCCGCTCCTGCTCTCCAGCAGAGTGCTGTCCGGACTGATTATGCGTCCCATTGTCCAAATGACTGCCACTATGCGGGAAATCAAACACAGCGGCAAATTCAACAGGCTGAAGCTGGATGACACATCGAAGGATGAGCTGGTCGAAATGGGGCATACGTTCAACGAAATGATCGCTTTGCTGGAGAGCAATGCTGTTAAGCAGGAAAAATTCGTATCGGACGCTTCCCATGAGCTGCGCACACCCCTGACGGTGATCGAAAGCTATGCCAGCCTGCTTAAGCGGCGGGGATTGGATCATCCCGAATTGTTCAATGAATCGGTAGAAGCGATTCATTCGGAAGCCATTCGGATGAAGGAACTGACCGAACAGCTGCTGCTCCTGGCGAAACATCACGAAGAGTGGAACTTATCCATGGGCATGGTTGATCTGGAGCAGCTGGCCCTGTCTTCAGCCAAGGCCTTCAAGAATGCCTACGGCAGGGAAGTGGCTGTGACGGTGAAAGGCCGGGTTCACGGATACAGCGATGACGCCAAGCTGAGACAGCTCTTGTTCATTTTTTTGGATAATGCCCGCAAGTATAGTGATCAAGAAATCAATATTGCCCTAGAATCCTCTGGGCCGGAGTCTATTATTCGGATTACGGACCGGGGGATTGGTATTCCTGAGGCGGAGCTTCCCAGAATATTCGATCGTTTCTATAGAGTGGATGAAGCCAGGAGCCGCCAGGACGGTGGGGCGGGTCTGGGATTGTCGCTCGCTGCAGAAATTGCCGGAGCCATCGGGGCCAAGCTGTCTATGGAGAGTACCCAAGGCGTCGGCACTTCGGTTGTGATCCGGGTTGCGGCGATGAAGGGGGAACAATCATGA
- a CDS encoding PepSY domain-containing protein, translated as MRNKQPVNPKLLPRVLWGIAAVVLMLSFGFRIFAPESPQLLTSEEAKQHVLDEYAGNIVSLSLHSGKYVAELETAQGRYELKLDGATGEVTSIVQLEAAATPPVPPTPQPSSVPPTAAAESEPPSAAPQRVVSEKEAVELALREVPGELDDVDTGINESGAFYLVEINTSDKREAVVQVDAISGSIMSVTWENQDEDNS; from the coding sequence ATGAGGAATAAGCAGCCGGTGAACCCCAAGCTGTTGCCCAGAGTCTTGTGGGGGATTGCTGCGGTTGTGCTTATGTTGTCTTTTGGATTTAGGATCTTTGCACCGGAATCACCACAACTGCTCACATCAGAAGAGGCGAAGCAGCATGTGCTGGACGAATATGCAGGCAACATAGTGAGCCTCAGCCTGCATTCCGGGAAATATGTAGCGGAACTGGAAACGGCTCAAGGCAGATACGAGCTGAAGCTGGATGGGGCCACAGGGGAGGTTACCTCTATCGTACAGCTGGAGGCAGCGGCTACTCCGCCTGTCCCGCCCACGCCGCAGCCATCTTCGGTGCCGCCGACAGCTGCTGCAGAATCGGAACCGCCTTCGGCGGCCCCGCAGCGGGTGGTGTCGGAGAAAGAGGCGGTCGAACTGGCTCTGCGGGAGGTGCCGGGAGAACTGGATGACGTAGATACCGGAATCAATGAATCGGGTGCTTTTTATCTGGTGGAGATCAATACCTCTGACAAGCGCGAGGCCGTTGTCCAGGTAGACGCCATTTCGGGAAGCATTATGTCTGTCACCTGGGAAAATCAGGACGAGGATAACTCTTAA
- a CDS encoding PepSY domain-containing protein, with protein sequence MKKKLWSSIAAAAILLGGAYSISEVQAASAGNSASAGTSKTLIGISKAEQAALKAAPGRVESIDLEKKPSGAYYEVDIQQQNKEIDVRVDAYTGSIISVREEADDDDDGDIQPADAAESKAVISAAQAAEAASAAAKGKVVEIDLDQNKGSLVYEVEVRNGKVTTEVGVDAYTAKVLYTDEDWE encoded by the coding sequence ATGAAAAAGAAGTTATGGAGCAGTATAGCAGCAGCGGCTATTCTACTCGGAGGAGCATACAGTATCAGTGAGGTCCAGGCTGCTTCTGCCGGGAATTCCGCTTCGGCGGGCACAAGCAAGACACTGATCGGTATCAGCAAGGCAGAACAGGCTGCGCTGAAGGCAGCACCTGGCCGGGTGGAGAGCATTGATCTGGAGAAAAAGCCCAGCGGTGCTTATTATGAGGTTGATATCCAGCAGCAGAATAAGGAGATTGATGTCCGGGTCGATGCGTATACAGGCAGTATTATAAGCGTGCGCGAGGAAGCGGACGATGATGACGATGGTGATATTCAGCCGGCAGACGCAGCGGAGAGCAAAGCGGTGATCAGTGCAGCCCAGGCGGCAGAGGCTGCATCTGCAGCAGCGAAGGGAAAGGTTGTGGAGATCGACCTGGACCAGAATAAAGGAAGCCTGGTGTATGAAGTAGAAGTCAGAAACGGCAAGGTTACGACAGAAGTAGGGGTCGATGCCTACACGGCCAAAGTGCTGTATACGGATGAGGATTGGGAGTAG
- a CDS encoding carboxymuconolactone decarboxylase family protein, whose protein sequence is MTTERYERGWEKLMEVDGAGGAKVIESLRDISPDLGQFVIEFAFGDIYSREGLDLKQRQLITISALTALGGCEPQLTVHINAALNVGLSPKEIVEALLHCTPYAGFPRVLNATFAAKEVFKERGLAIHPNIDPQEA, encoded by the coding sequence ATGACTACAGAACGTTATGAACGCGGTTGGGAAAAGTTGATGGAGGTGGATGGCGCCGGCGGGGCAAAGGTGATTGAATCGCTGCGGGACATCTCTCCCGATTTGGGCCAATTTGTAATTGAATTTGCTTTTGGCGACATTTATTCCCGCGAAGGGCTGGACTTGAAGCAGCGCCAGCTCATCACCATTTCCGCGCTTACCGCACTTGGCGGCTGCGAACCTCAACTCACCGTGCACATCAATGCTGCGCTTAACGTGGGGCTTTCACCCAAAGAGATTGTCGAAGCGCTCCTGCACTGCACGCCTTACGCCGGTTTTCCGCGGGTGCTCAACGCCACCTTTGCAGCCAAGGAGGTTTTTAAAGAACGGGGGCTGGCGATACACCCCAACATTGATCCTCAGGAGGCATAG
- a CDS encoding MerR family transcriptional regulator, whose product MDNLLSIQEMSRLTGLSAHTLRYYEKVGMLEGVARNEQGYRAYSEADVAWVQFLVVLRELDIPIREMKRYSDLRSQGSSTVHERRLMLEAHRSRVEAQMRKLSGNLEKIAGKIKYYKEMEEELVIKTNS is encoded by the coding sequence ATGGATAACTTACTGTCAATTCAAGAAATGTCCCGTCTGACGGGATTGTCTGCACATACGCTGCGGTATTATGAGAAGGTAGGCATGCTGGAGGGCGTGGCGCGGAATGAGCAGGGTTACCGTGCTTATTCGGAGGCGGATGTGGCTTGGGTACAATTCCTGGTCGTTCTGCGGGAACTGGACATCCCGATCCGGGAAATGAAACGTTACTCCGATCTGCGCAGCCAGGGGTCATCTACCGTCCATGAGCGGCGGTTGATGCTGGAAGCCCACCGGAGCAGGGTGGAGGCACAGATGCGGAAGCTTAGCGGGAATCTGGAGAAGATTGCCGGGAAGATTAAGTATTACAAAGAAATGGAGGAAGAATTGGTTATAAAAACAAATTCGTAA
- a CDS encoding MerR family transcriptional regulator, which translates to MEYTVQKLGALAGVSTRTLRYYDEIGILRPARINSSGYRIYGQAEVDRLQQILFYRELGLSLEGIKELVTAPSFDGARALREHHEKLLQRKQQLEMLILNVEKTLAQAEGRITMSNEEKFAGFKQKLIDDNEQKYGQEIREKYGDEAVEKSNRKLKNMTEEQHAAIQQVEAEMFSVLEQAMEDGDPASVLAQKAADLHRQWLTFHWDTYSKEAHAGVAQMYVDDERFTAYYDKTRPGTAKFLRDAVHVYAGTQQE; encoded by the coding sequence ATGGAATATACCGTGCAGAAGCTGGGGGCACTTGCGGGAGTCAGCACACGAACCCTGCGGTATTACGATGAGATTGGCATTCTGAGGCCGGCCAGAATCAACTCCTCGGGATACCGTATCTATGGGCAGGCCGAGGTGGACCGGCTGCAGCAGATTCTCTTTTACCGGGAGCTGGGCTTAAGCCTGGAAGGGATCAAGGAGCTTGTCACCGCACCGTCCTTTGACGGAGCCCGGGCCTTGCGCGAACACCATGAGAAGCTGCTTCAGCGGAAACAACAATTGGAGATGCTGATCTTGAACGTCGAAAAAACACTGGCCCAGGCCGAAGGGAGAATAACCATGAGCAATGAAGAAAAATTCGCAGGCTTTAAGCAAAAGCTGATTGACGATAACGAGCAGAAGTATGGACAGGAAATCCGCGAGAAATATGGCGATGAGGCCGTGGAGAAATCCAACCGCAAGCTGAAAAATATGACGGAAGAGCAGCATGCCGCCATTCAGCAGGTTGAGGCAGAGATGTTCAGTGTGCTGGAGCAGGCGATGGAGGATGGCGATCCGGCAAGTGTGCTGGCCCAAAAAGCCGCCGACCTGCACCGTCAGTGGCTGACCTTCCACTGGGATACCTACTCCAAGGAAGCGCATGCCGGAGTGGCGCAAATGTATGTCGACGACGAGCGGTTCACCGCCTACTACGACAAAACCCGCCCGGGCACAGCTAAGTTTCTGAGAGACGCCGTGCATGTGTACGCCGGAACACAGCAGGAATAA
- a CDS encoding 3'-5' exonuclease, which yields MDYIILDIEFNGRKFASEHPMEVIEIGAVRLDASLQYKDEFSALIRPIYFSTLNSFIKKKTGIPQEDIDVADRFPKVITAFRAWLDQSVDGVLLLTWGGEDMKRIIQDVRMHKMDDAYWLAATYFDLLKGVLRARGLTNDISVEGAMALLGLEPSGSAHRALDDAKMTADIFRAVFPDLDFGRSQHYVDTFSNARERKTVKIAIKAMKAQKIIPTWELVAEHYFPGEDALADPRKLAELQAYFAAQLGKK from the coding sequence GTGGATTATATTATTCTGGACATCGAATTCAACGGCCGCAAATTTGCCAGTGAACATCCTATGGAGGTCATTGAGATTGGAGCCGTCCGGTTAGATGCTTCACTGCAATATAAGGATGAATTCTCGGCTTTGATCAGACCCATATACTTCTCCACCCTCAATTCATTTATTAAGAAAAAAACCGGCATCCCCCAAGAGGATATCGACGTTGCCGACCGGTTCCCCAAGGTGATTACCGCCTTCCGGGCCTGGCTGGATCAGAGCGTGGACGGCGTGCTGCTCCTGACTTGGGGCGGCGAGGATATGAAACGGATCATTCAGGATGTGCGCATGCATAAAATGGATGATGCCTACTGGCTGGCCGCCACCTATTTCGATCTGCTCAAAGGCGTGCTGCGCGCCCGCGGCCTCACTAACGATATCAGCGTCGAAGGAGCGATGGCCCTGCTTGGACTGGAGCCTTCCGGCTCCGCGCACCGCGCGCTGGACGATGCCAAGATGACTGCGGATATTTTCCGCGCCGTCTTCCCCGATCTCGACTTCGGGCGTTCCCAGCACTATGTGGACACCTTCTCCAATGCCAGAGAACGCAAAACCGTCAAGATCGCAATCAAAGCCATGAAGGCGCAAAAGATCATTCCCACCTGGGAACTGGTGGCCGAGCACTATTTTCCGGGAGAAGACGCTTTGGCCGATCCCCGGAAGCTGGCGGAACTCCAAGCCTATTTTGCGGCACAGCTCGGTAAGAAATAA
- a CDS encoding response regulator: MLRIVIVDDEILIREGLARMISKESRSFLVTGTYADGKQLLDALPSLQIDVVITDIRMPQVDGLELIKQLKAGHPHISTLLMSGFVEFNYAREAIRSSAVDYLLKPINKEQLFEVLYRLDEERKKLREKEERHRSGLLLSLLHVEQPSAVLLSSLILPQPYFSVFVLKGSSRDTVCACSDSLRQEKELLMDSLEIRKGLYVWIWYSAEPLTAEELNSIGGHIRAASGGQRLHAGVSSSCSDPSRLRASYLEAKRACDAGIYNPQRVHYITAQELAAGELCLSDPFPALREPLIHDLQILNVPGVLERIHSLLSVLESQRACPEHILRACREVEDTARKELQEFEAVYRVNGEPPLEEEIGSSMSFREIEQAFISTFSAALGGIRAHRLELSGTAVETVKRWVSANYNQHADLNMLAGMVFLTPSYLSKLFKQETGLTLTDYVIEIRIRKAKQLLKNAPDLKIHEVGAEVGYPDPAYFNKLFKKIVGVTPNEYKRISLV; this comes from the coding sequence TTGCTGCGTATAGTGATTGTAGATGATGAGATTCTGATTCGCGAAGGCCTGGCCCGGATGATCAGCAAGGAGAGCCGGAGCTTTCTTGTCACCGGAACGTATGCCGACGGCAAGCAGCTGCTGGACGCCCTGCCCTCCCTTCAGATTGACGTGGTCATTACAGACATCCGGATGCCGCAGGTCGACGGCCTGGAGCTGATTAAGCAGCTCAAAGCCGGACATCCCCATATCAGCACCCTGCTGATGAGCGGTTTCGTAGAATTTAATTATGCCAGGGAAGCGATCCGCAGCTCCGCAGTGGACTATTTATTGAAGCCTATCAACAAGGAGCAGCTCTTTGAGGTGCTCTACCGTCTGGACGAAGAACGGAAGAAGCTGCGGGAAAAGGAAGAACGCCATCGCTCCGGACTGCTTCTCTCGCTGCTGCATGTCGAGCAGCCGTCTGCCGTCCTGCTAAGCAGCCTTATTTTGCCCCAGCCTTACTTCTCCGTGTTTGTGCTTAAGGGAAGCTCCCGGGATACCGTCTGCGCCTGCTCAGACAGTCTGCGGCAAGAGAAGGAGTTATTGATGGACTCTCTGGAAATACGCAAGGGGCTGTACGTATGGATTTGGTATTCTGCTGAGCCTTTAACCGCTGAAGAATTGAATAGTATCGGCGGGCATATCCGCGCGGCAAGCGGCGGACAGCGGCTCCATGCCGGGGTCAGCAGCTCCTGCAGCGATCCTTCCAGGCTTAGAGCGTCTTACCTGGAAGCTAAGCGGGCCTGTGATGCGGGGATTTACAATCCGCAGCGGGTGCATTATATTACTGCTCAAGAGCTTGCGGCTGGGGAACTGTGCCTGAGCGATCCTTTCCCGGCACTGCGCGAGCCGCTGATCCATGATCTGCAGATTCTGAATGTGCCGGGGGTGCTGGAACGCATCCATTCCCTGCTCTCCGTGCTGGAATCGCAGCGCGCTTGTCCCGAACACATTCTGCGGGCTTGCCGCGAGGTTGAGGACACGGCCCGTAAGGAGCTTCAGGAATTCGAAGCGGTGTACCGCGTGAACGGGGAGCCTCCGCTGGAGGAAGAGATCGGGTCCAGCATGAGCTTCAGAGAGATCGAGCAGGCCTTCATCTCCACCTTCTCAGCCGCGCTGGGCGGCATCCGCGCCCACCGTCTGGAGCTGTCCGGAACCGCCGTCGAAACCGTGAAGCGCTGGGTATCGGCCAACTACAACCAGCATGCCGATCTGAACATGCTGGCAGGCATGGTGTTTTTGACGCCAAGCTACCTGAGCAAGCTGTTCAAGCAGGAGACCGGGCTGACCCTGACCGATTATGTGATTGAAATCCGCATCCGGAAGGCCAAGCAACTGCTGAAAAATGCTCCGGATCTGAAAATCCACGAGGTCGGGGCCGAAGTCGGCTACCCTGATCCCGCCTATTTCAACAAGCTGTTCAAAAAAATCGTCGGCGTCACGCCGAACGAATATAAACGCATCTCACTTGTTTAA
- a CDS encoding sensor histidine kinase: protein MVSTILRTFRKMWLFLANLPMERKLIVVFVFLISMPITYVSYLSSRSMFNSVLVNATERAGQMTSNASDTIDRYVADLKRYTSLPLYNTDVQLYLTQKNTDWEKNTGMSMFLSYLKHMKSEILAVYMADQYDSVFYDTAVGINEIFPAERLSTWKSLSEAGGTAPVIQGRHSIRVNSSAQREVFSVLRTISSVSTLKKIGILVFDVDISLFKGILDPVNAVTQGNTLVVDDQGNLMYAGEGKAGETPEEQALTRQLLDKVKLDQGHFQIRLDGVSYLAVYTVSKQTGWTTLVTIPLSSILSPVEKNRNTLILTTLVIIAFALFVATIISHALTKPLKSMVRLMKQVQHGNLDVWLHPKYNDEIGMLGSHFNRMIIRVKDLLQEVSLTEKRKQKADMRALQNQINPHFIYNTLESIRMLAESSEDPRVAKLTYLLGLQMRYGIVRSEEMVTIRHELDHVRNYLHLLQIRFPDKFILNIAVPEAFLPLPVIKLVLQPIVENAVFHGLEPKEGPGTLSISGWEEDGKAVFCIEDDGVGMDGNTLRALNGSLRSGADGEMFGIGLRNVNERIRLHYGPTFGLSVSSEIGKGTRVTLRIEDLSGHLREE from the coding sequence GTGGTGTCAACGATCCTGAGGACTTTTCGCAAAATGTGGTTGTTCCTGGCTAACCTGCCAATGGAGCGGAAGCTGATTGTTGTGTTTGTATTTTTGATTTCTATGCCCATCACTTATGTCAGCTATCTGTCCTCCCGCTCCATGTTCAACTCCGTTCTGGTAAATGCCACCGAGCGGGCGGGTCAAATGACCTCCAACGCTTCGGATACCATTGACCGTTATGTGGCCGATCTGAAACGGTATACTTCCCTGCCGCTGTATAATACCGATGTGCAGCTCTATCTGACGCAGAAGAACACCGATTGGGAAAAAAATACCGGGATGTCGATGTTCCTCAGCTATCTGAAGCACATGAAAAGCGAAATACTGGCCGTCTATATGGCAGACCAGTATGATTCTGTTTTTTACGATACGGCTGTGGGCATTAATGAGATTTTTCCGGCAGAACGGCTGTCCACATGGAAAAGCCTCAGCGAAGCCGGAGGAACCGCCCCTGTTATTCAGGGCAGACACAGCATCCGGGTAAATTCATCCGCACAGCGGGAAGTATTCAGCGTTCTGCGCACCATTAGTTCTGTAAGCACTTTGAAAAAAATCGGCATTCTTGTCTTCGATGTCGACATCAGCCTGTTCAAGGGGATTCTGGATCCGGTAAATGCCGTGACCCAAGGCAATACACTGGTGGTGGACGATCAGGGGAATCTCATGTACGCCGGTGAGGGTAAAGCGGGGGAGACCCCGGAGGAACAGGCGCTCACCAGACAGCTGCTGGATAAAGTGAAGCTGGATCAGGGGCATTTTCAGATCAGGCTGGACGGGGTATCCTATCTGGCAGTATACACTGTATCGAAGCAGACCGGCTGGACAACCCTGGTCACGATTCCGCTCTCCAGCATCCTCTCGCCGGTGGAAAAAAACCGCAACACCCTGATTCTGACGACGCTCGTGATTATTGCGTTTGCCCTGTTCGTCGCCACCATTATCTCTCATGCGCTGACCAAGCCCCTGAAATCAATGGTCCGGCTGATGAAGCAGGTTCAGCACGGCAATCTGGACGTCTGGCTGCACCCCAAATACAACGATGAAATCGGCATGCTTGGCAGCCACTTCAACCGGATGATCATCCGGGTCAAGGATTTGCTGCAGGAGGTCTCCCTTACGGAGAAAAGAAAACAGAAAGCCGACATGCGGGCACTGCAAAATCAGATTAACCCGCATTTCATTTATAACACACTGGAATCCATCCGCATGCTGGCAGAGAGCAGCGAGGACCCCCGTGTAGCCAAGCTGACCTATCTTCTGGGATTACAGATGCGCTACGGCATTGTCCGCAGTGAAGAGATGGTCACGATCCGCCATGAGCTGGACCATGTGCGGAATTATCTGCATCTGCTCCAGATCCGCTTCCCGGACAAATTCATACTGAATATTGCCGTGCCGGAGGCTTTTCTCCCGCTTCCCGTCATTAAGCTGGTTCTTCAGCCGATTGTCGAGAACGCGGTCTTCCACGGTCTGGAACCCAAGGAAGGGCCCGGCACACTGAGCATAAGCGGCTGGGAAGAAGACGGCAAAGCGGTATTTTGTATAGAAGATGACGGTGTGGGAATGGATGGGAACACCCTGCGTGCCTTGAACGGCAGCCTGAGGAGCGGAGCAGACGGCGAGATGTTCGGCATCGGGCTGCGGAATGTGAACGAACGGATCCGCCTGCATTACGGGCCTACGTTTGGACTTAGCGTGAGCAGCGAGATTGGAAAGGGCACCCGTGTCACCTTGAGGATTGAAGACCTCTCCGGCCATCTCCGGGAGGAATAA